The sequence below is a genomic window from Barrientosiimonas humi.
TTCACGCCCGGCACCATGCAGATGAACGGTGACCAGGCGCTGGCGTTCGTGCGCGAGCGCAAGCAGCTGGCCGGCGGCGACATCGACCGCGGCAAGCGGCAGCAGGCGTGGATGAAGGGTCTGATGAGCAAAACCCTCAACACCGGCACGCTCACCAACCCGGTGAAGCTGTCCGGGATGGTCGACGACGTGTCGCAGAACCTCGTGGTCGACGAGAGCTTCAGCACCGGCGACATGCGCAGCCTGGCGTTCAGCATGCGCGGGGTGCGGCAGGCCGACATCACGTTCATGACCGCGCCCTACTCCGGCTTCAGCTCGGTGCGCGGCATCGGCTCGATCGACGTCGTGGACGAGCCGCGCATGAAGCAGCTGGGTCAGGCGCTGCAGGAGGACACGATGACGACCCTGCCGGGCCAGATCACGAACCCGGGCTGACCGGCTCGGCCACGTCGACCACCAGCGGATCGAGCGCGGCGACCAGGTCGTCGCGCTCGACGGTGATGCCGACGCCGTGCGCGCCGCCGCCGAGCGAGATCGGCCCGCTCACCGACGCGTCGAGCACGACCGGCAGCGGGGTGCGGGTGCCGAACGGCGTGATCGTGCCGCGCACGAAGCCGGTCACCTCGCGCGCCTCGTCGGCCGACGGCATGGTCAGCCGGTTCACGCCGAGCGCGGATCGCAAGCGGGGCCAAGCGATCTCGCGGTCGCCCGGCACCAGCACCAGCCGGTGGTCGTCGGCCGACAGGCGCACCACCATCGTCTTCAGCAGCTGCCGCGGCTCGACCCCGCGCGCGGCGGCGGCCTCCTCCAGCGAGCGCACCCGCCCGTGCCGGGTGACGGTGAACGGCAGCCCCGCCCGACGCGCTCCGGCGAACGCGCGCAGCTGCGCGTAGTCGCCCGCCCCCTCGGCGGCCAGCTGCTCCAGCGCCGCGGCGGTGTCGGGCACGAACGGACCGGTCTCGACGAGCGGGCCCAGCTCCTCGGGGAGCACCCAGCGCCCGTCGACGACCTCCTCGTCGGGCCAACGGATCTCGCCGTCCCAGACCACCTCGAAGAGGTGCTCGAACAGGCGGGTGGTGCCGTCGGCGTACGCGTGCGTCCCCAGCCCACGCAGCTCGGCTCCGGCGATGCCGAGCTCCTCCTCGAGCTCGCGTCGGGCGTTGTCGGCCGGATCCTCGCCGGCGCGCAGCACGCCGCCCGCGGCGGCGTCCCAGTGGCCGGGCGCCCAGTCCTTGGTGCGTGCGCGCTGGTGGACGTAGATCGCGCCGTCCGGCCGGCGGACGAACACCCCGGTGCCCGCGTGCGGCAGGTTGTCGGCGCGCATCACCGACCGGGGCGCGCTGCCCGCCGGTTCTCCCGCCTCGTCGACCAGCTGGACGGACTCCTCGGCGCTCATGGCGACCAGCCTACGAAGCAGCGGCGCCCGCCCCGCCCGTGGATACCATCGGGTCGTGCCGTTCGAACTGGACCCAGACCTGCCCCCCGCACTCGCCCCGCTCGCCTGGCTCGTCGGGCGGTGGGAGGGCCGAGGCGTGCTCGGCTATCCCGGCGTCGACTCGGTGAACTTCGTGCAGGAGATCGAGTGCCGGCACGACAAGCAGCCGTTCCTGTCGTGGAGCGCGCGCATGTGGGAGGTCGGCGACGACGGCGAGCGGGGCAAGCCGCTCGCGACCGAGCTGGGCTTCTGGCGGCCGCTGCCCGACAACGAGGTCGAGCTGCTGCTCGCGCACCCGACCGGCGTGGTCGAGATGTACGTCGGCACCACCGAGCCGGCGAAGGCCCAGCTGCAGACCGACGCCGTCGTGCGCAGCCCGCAGGCCGAGGAGTACACCGCCGCCACCCGGCTCTACGGCTACGTGCACTCCAACCTGATGTGGGCGATGGACATGGCGGCCAAGGGCCAGCCGCTGCAGACGTACGCCTCCGCGGAGCTGCAGCGCGCCCAGTGAGCCGAGCACATGCTGGTCGAGTAGGCGCGAGGCGCCATGCTGGTCGAGTAGGCGCGAGGCGCCATGCTGGTCGAGTAGGCGCGAGGCGCCATGCTGGTCGAGTAGGCGCGAGGCGCTAGCCGAGCGGCGTATCGAGACCGGAGCCCCGCACCGCTCGACTCGACCGGCTTCGCTCAGCGCTGCAGGGCCCAGGCCGCGACGTAGGGCAGGGCGCCGAGCAGCAGCAGCGCGGCGGCACCGACCGACACCTGGGCGCTGGCCCAGCGGGCGCTGGAGAGCATCGTCAGCACCCGGCGTACGGCGTGCGAGACACCCGCCGACGCGACACCGAGCGCGAAGGCCGGCACGGCGTCGACGCTCCCCTGCGCCACCCCGACGACCGCGCCGCCGGCGGCGCCCAGCGCCATCGACAGCGGCAGCGCCCACTCGGCGTGCTGGGTGCGGTGCATCAGCAGGTCGACGAGGCCGGAGAGCACGGCGGCCAGCACGGTGATCGCCACCAGGACCGGACCGTCAGGGGCGTCGGCCACACCGACGTAGCACGCACCAGCTGCCAGCACCCCCG
It includes:
- a CDS encoding YbaK/EbsC family protein, with the protein product MSAEESVQLVDEAGEPAGSAPRSVMRADNLPHAGTGVFVRRPDGAIYVHQRARTKDWAPGHWDAAAGGVLRAGEDPADNARRELEEELGIAGAELRGLGTHAYADGTTRLFEHLFEVVWDGEIRWPDEEVVDGRWVLPEELGPLVETGPFVPDTAAALEQLAAEGAGDYAQLRAFAGARRAGLPFTVTRHGRVRSLEEAAAARGVEPRQLLKTMVVRLSADDHRLVLVPGDREIAWPRLRSALGVNRLTMPSADEAREVTGFVRGTITPFGTRTPLPVVLDASVSGPISLGGGAHGVGITVERDDLVAALDPLVVDVAEPVSPGS
- a CDS encoding FABP family protein; translation: MPFELDPDLPPALAPLAWLVGRWEGRGVLGYPGVDSVNFVQEIECRHDKQPFLSWSARMWEVGDDGERGKPLATELGFWRPLPDNEVELLLAHPTGVVEMYVGTTEPAKAQLQTDAVVRSPQAEEYTAATRLYGYVHSNLMWAMDMAAKGQPLQTYASAELQRAQ